From the genome of Oryza glaberrima chromosome 1, OglaRS2, whole genome shotgun sequence:
AAAGGCTAGAAGAGAGAGTGaaggcagcagctgcagctacTAGCTCTCCAAAGGAGAGGGAATCCTCTTGTTCTTGATTGGTTTTGGTTTGcaactcttttcttcttcttcttcttctgcatcttcttcttcttccttggtCCATGGTAATGGTGTAGTGGTGGTGGTTTTGTTTCTCTCCTTCCCACCTACTCTCTCCTACCACACACTTGTCTCTCTATGTCTTGAGGCATTGGCAATTAAAGTGAGTGAACAGTGTAGCAGAGGGGTGaccccccctctcctcttcttggcAATTATTGCCACCTTTGGAGTTTGTAGTCCTCCAATAGGAGTCCAGCTCCCCCCTGTGCCTGCAACCACTgtgtctcccctctcctctcatctcatctccaAGGCTGGTCTTTCTTGGGGttgctgctagctagctgcagcttcctacctccatccatccattcatcTTCTTCTTGCATTAAACTGCAGCTGctgggagaagagaggagacgaGAGGTGGTTGGCCTCACCTGTTCTTGGACTCTTAATTgcatgcagctgctgctgctgtgatctcttctccttttcttccctGTCATCTGTGAGCTTTTGCTTCCAATCAACACTCCTTTTTGTGGTGAGACGAGGAGCTGAGCTTCAGCTGCTGCTGTACGAGCGCAAAAGCTCAGCTCAAGAACAGATAGaggcatcagcagcagcaagatcGAGAGGATAACAAGAGATCTCGTGATAGTACTTACGTTTCGTTGCTCGATCTTTTTTTCGCCATGGATTGGGACGCCAAGATGCCTTCCTGGGACCTCGGCACGGTGGTCGGCccgagcggtggcggtggcggtggcggaggaggaggcggcgcgcttGACCTCAAGCTCGGCGCGCCGACGAGctggaagacgacgacgacggtgtctGCTGCGtcggctgctccggcggcggtggcgccaccgccgccgccgccggcgtcgtcgtcgtcttccgcggcggcggcggggaagcgggcgcgggcggggcaggggcagcaggcggcggtgccggcgtGCTCGGTGGAGGGGTGCGCCGCCGACCTGTCCAAGTGCGTCCGCGACTACCACCGGCGGCACAAGGTGTGCGAGGCGCACTCCAAGACggccgtcgtcaccgtcgccggccaGCAGCAGCGCTTCTGCCAACAGTGCAGCAGGTACGTGACGTCACCCCCCATGCATTTCTCTACTTCCTCCTCAATTTCCATTTCATTtctttgaaaaacaaaatatacatGTTTCATTTCCTTTTCAGAAAACGAGAATTTGCATGCAGATTTAGTtggtgtaaatttttttttgtggttatTACGGGTGGATTTGATTTTTGGCGCTGTTTTAGTTTCTGTCCGTTTGCTATCATGACGCTTTTTTGGCGTTTGCAATTAACAAGCCGACGTGCAGCCACCACCACACCCCGAAACTTCTGGTATCCATCTGTTTCCAACCCCACAgtaattcagaatttcagaccAGTTCAATCCTTTTACGTACGCAGCCCCAAAGGTTGAATACTTGAATCTTTATACAAACAGAGCAACTCAAAGTTCAATTcttatcctttttattttttttaaaaaaaaactatgaagtTTAATTAGGCTAGAATCACCAGCTAGCCTATCCAAACAGAGCAACTCAAAGTTCAattccttttgaaaaaaaaaagagaaactaaCTTATTTAGACATAGCAACTCAAAGTTCAATgtttttggttaaaaaaaaactcgagtTTTTGATTAGGCTAGAATGACCAACTAACCTTTGGTGGAGATCAATTTTGATTTCTGGGTGGTGATCTGGTCCCTGGAGCCTGAAGAATCTGAACCAGACAAAGCATTTGCATTGGCCACCgtgcttcctcttcttcctcgggaGGGACACTGTCTTTCTGTCCCCACGACGACGCAGCAGCGCACCaccatggcagcagcagcagaatagGCAAGATACAATGGAACTGGCACCACTTGCAGGGCCATGCCAATGCTTTTCCCGGTCGCATTCGTGGCTCACTCGCGCAACACCAACGATTTTGGCACCTTCCACCctgcatctgctgctgctgctgctcctcgttCCAGATGCTCACCTGGCCACGACAAACGATATTCCAGTCCCATCCATATGCTCAGCTTAATTCTTTCACAGTTTCACTCCGGCAATTACTAGCACCAACCAGTAGATCTAGCTCTCATTTGGATACTTCTGAATGATCATTCATTTGAGATTTGCATCACACATAAGTACATAACAATGGATTCagattcagagattcagggaagCCCCTGTGACCGGATGGATGAATTGATTGTTTGATGTTGTTGTTTTCTTTGACAGGTTTCATTTGCTCGGGGAGTTCGATGAGGAGAAGAGGAGCTGCAGGAAGCGGCTCGACGGGCACAACAAGCGGCGTCGGAAGCCGCAGCCTGATCCTCTCAACCCCGGCAACCTTTTCGCCAATCACCACGGTATGCAATTGCAAACCATATGTTCTTGAGATTGTTCTGTTCTTGACAGCACGAAAATTATCCACaacaatccttttttttttattgtcgttAAGTAGTAATACTATTTGTGATATCTCCTAAGATTAAGGTGTAATATGAATTAAGTTAGAAAAATACAGTATGATACACTGATACTGTACCTGAGGGACCGTAGAAAAGCTCTCCATAATTGGCAAGCCGCATGCATCAGCCTACAGTTTGGAAAGGACGTGAATAAAGTTTTCGTTTTCATAGCTGACAGCTGAAATAGCACTTGAAAGCGAagcagaaaattttgacatttttcATCCCCGTTCGGTTTGATCGAACTATTTTAGTGCGACCTACTAAACCTGACATTTCTTATCTCCTTCCTGTTGACTGGCAGTAGTAAACGTTTGCATTACATGATACAAGTAAAACTACTGTAGCTGTCTGAAAGCGCAAAGTTGACCTGAATTGGAGTCGTGTGATATATCATGTCATCATGGAAAATCCACCGTAGTTTTTGGACCTTGCATCTTGGATCATCTAGGACAGGTCATTTTCAACAATTCCCTGAGGAATCGTTCATAAACTAGAGCATTGACTCGCCGCTGCATATCTGAAAaacaatattataaaaaaaaaatcatatcatagCGTTGGAAGTTAGCAGTAACAAATTTATCATCAGAGAATATCTTCCAAGAACAGGAGCTGTACCTGAATTCTGCCAAGAAAAGCAAATAGTTGAGTGACAATGTTTTGGCTCATGAGACGTCGGCCTCACTGTTGGTGTCCATCGCTTTCTGTGTGCAGGAGCGGCAAGATTCACCTCGTACCCGCAGATCttctcgacggcggcgtccatgTCGCCGCAGGAGACGAAGTGGCCGGCGAACGTGGTCAAGACGGAGGCCGCCGACGTGTTCCAAGAGCCGTACTACCACGCCCTCCACctcaacggcgccggcgccgccacggccgcctccATCTTCCACCACGGCGGCAACAAGGCGAGGAAGCACCACTTCCCTTTCCTGACGgccgaccacggcggcggcgccgccgcggcgtcgccgttgTTCGGGTGCCAGCCGTTCACCATCACGCCTTCCTCggagagcaggagcagcagcagcagccggcacAGCAACGGCAAGATGTTCGCCCACGACGGGGGTCTGGACAACtgtgctctctctcttctgtcAGACAACCCCACACCCACGGCGCAGATCACCATCCCAcagcctctcgtcgccggcggcgggcagtacggcggcggcggcgacgtgtcGCTCACCGGCCTGTCCTACGTCAGAATGGCCGGCAAGGACACGTCCATCTTGGCAAAATCTGCCACTACCactgctactactgctactactcctactaccaCAAGTGCACAGCTGCAATACCATGGCTACTACCACCACCATGTCAGCGCCGATCAGGGTAGCTCCGATGCTGCAATCCAGGCTCTTCCTTTCTCATCGTGGTAGTGGAGATTCCGGGTTCCGATTTTGATCTCGGCGAGGCCCTGTTCTTGAGCTGAATTCCTGATAGATCAGATGCTAGGGAGATGGTAATGTTGTTCAACAAAATATGTCAGTGATAATAGTTGTAATTATCTTGGTGATACTGAAAAATATTCACCATGATATGCACATTTTCCAACTTTGCCTGGTATTTCCAGTTTATGGGAAATACCCCCAAGCCAGCTTATGATTCACAATTGCATTATTAGAACTAGTGATATTATTTTTGGAGGGTTATTGACTTGTACTGTAGTGGTACAGCTTTTGTTGTGTGTACATTTGGCTATCCACTTGATTGGTGTAGGGGCTAGTTCAGCAGGAACTAGACATAAGTTAACTGTACTTGAATAGTCAAATTAGCCTCAAAAGCTGGAGGATTACTGATTATTTCTAATCGTGTGGCTCTGCTTGTTTTTCACATGCTGTACATCAACAGAGACCTTGTTGGAAGACAGGGACTAAATTAAGGGTTTTGGACCACTTCTGGTGCCGTTGTTCTAGGAACACAAGTTTCAGATTTCAGATAGGTCTTCTTTCTGTTGCTTGTCTGCCCTTCTAGCTTCCTTGTTTGATGTTCACCCCTCTTGAGCTAAGACTTTTCTCTAGCTAGCTGAAAAGATGCCATGGAGGAGAACTGTGGTTTATATGTACTGGTATTTCTGAAAATAAGAGAGAGAAGATGCTAGTACAAAATTACTGCATTACACATGTTCCTGTGTATTCTTGAAAACAAAATCATTGCATTTGTGGCATATGCCAAGATGAAATGATGACATGTGTAGAGCTGCTTGCTTTTCACATGCTGTTCATCAACAGAGATCTTGTTGGAAGACAGTGACTAAATTAAGGTTTTGGACCACTTCTGTAGCCGTTATTCTAGGAGATCaagttttctgtttttttagcGATATTAACTAGGAGGACAAGTTCTGAATTCAGATGACTATGCTTTCTATAATACAATTGGTTGTTTTTTATTTGATGTTTAACCCTCGTTGGCTAAAGAAGTCAAGGAGGACAGCTCAGTGGAAGCAAAGATCAAGATCAAGTACTGAGATGCTAcaggaaaaaaatgttatatactAACTTCCAGTGCAAACTGGTTGgttcttgatattttttttataaaaaaaaaacacagaagaAACATGCATGGGAAATTGCTGATCTTTAGCAGAGGCGTAATTTCATGCTTTAAAGTTGCATTATTTGAAGTGAAAAGAAACAGATCATTCAGAAAAGCAATTGTATCAGTTTCTGTAAAGTGGTATTCTTTAAAAGGGACAGAAAAAACAAAGCTACATAGGTGAAGAATATGTGACAGAGAACGTACGAATTTCCGCTATTTGGATGTTTATGTCAACAAAATTCCTCCAATTTGTGTTAGCTATTTTCATATTATGCTCCCCTTCATGCTCAAGGCATGATCGAGAATACATAGTCATATTTGTCATGCTCTCAAACCATAGGTTTTTTCTTAAGCTCGGGTTCTACTTAAAATAGCTCTTCAAACCAGCAAGGTAAATATTCTGGAGAGTCAAAACGACAACCAGGTTTCAGAAACAGAAGCTGTTATTCATCCCTTACACTCATCCAATCAAACTCTAGTTTGAcagaaaaagagaaggaagaacatGGGAAAGCATGACATAGTAAGGAGCTACTACCTACATCCATGCAAGCATAGGCATGGCTACCCAGAAGACATTCTTGCAAATATAAACCTCTTCTGGAATGGATCCTGACACAATCTTCCTACATCCATTCTTTCTTGAAACGCTCTCTGACGGCCAAGATGTAAGCCGTCGCCCTCTCGTCGACGTTGCCGCCACCATAGGAGCCGTTTGCAGCTGCAGCTACATCAATGGAGGAAGAGTAGTTTGGCTGGTAGGAGTAGGCCTGTGTGACACTTACAGAAGGGCTACTCTGGGGTTTGACATACTTGGAGTATACTGTCACCACCTTCCCCTTGGCCCCTCCTCTAGCACTGTTCTTGAGATTTgcctccatttttttcttttggggtCTAAGTTTTGCCTAGCTTGCTCAAAGATTTGCTTTGGCTGTGGTTGCTGTGAAATGCAGCAGGAGAtaacccctatatatatatgcaggttGGGTGTGTGGCAAACTCTGTGAATGAGATGATCAGAGTAGACTCTGGAGGTCACATCTCTGCTTCTTTGTGGTGCCAGTAGATAACATGCATGGAGCAAGAAGAAATTCTCTGTGATGCCAACGGATAACATTGCATGTAAACAAGAAGAATTATTTCTGATGCCAATGGATAACATGCATCCGACCAGAAGAAGAATCATCCATCAGCTGTTGTGCAGGGCTGAACGCATGATGCGCCTAAGGACAGTCACTGACAAGTGAGCCCAGTATGCTATGAAGGGCCCATTGACAAGTGAGTGGCAGAAGAGCTCAGAGAGGTCCTGTAGTTTCAGCAATGGAGCATCACAAATCTTCAGATATACTGTTGCAAATATCCAGGTGTGCACCTCCATTGCAAGGTTTGGTTCTTTGGCTCACTTTTTCTAGCTCTTTTGATCTTTTCCAGATCATAAAGGATTCCCTTTGGATATTCTATTCCTGTGCCTTTGCTGCAAATTTAAAAGGAGATTGTTCGACAGATTCCTCTCTATCTGCTTGCGAAGTACCCATCGCTCTTCCTTCACCTGTATGCTGTAGGTTTGTGTGTAGAGATCTCCTCCTGTACAAGTGACAGCATCAGATTTCCAAGGGCCCAGGTGATCAACCTCCAATTCTTGAGAGTCTCAAGAGAAGAACAGATAAAAGAGCCAGAAGGATCTGGCCACATAAAAGTTGCTTTGGCAAATTGGCAGATGTAGTTTTCCACTTTTGAGCAGCCAATGCATGGTCTCTTCTCCTTTGATATTTTCTCATTTCTGACGGAAATATGGAGTACTGTATTATAGTAGCATATGAAAAGAGAAGCCTATGGATGAACAGAAGCAACCACTAGCTGCACACTTGCACATATGTCCAAAACAAACAGATGTGTGATGTGTGGAAACAAAAATATCAGATCGGTGCAACCAAATCAATCGCACAAACAGATGTGTGATGTGTGCAAACAAAAATATCAGATCGATGCAACCAAATCAATCGCTAGCAAGTAACAGCCACTGGGTGCCGGATTCGATCGCCTGTGCTGGACGATGATGCGGCAAATTCAGCTACCACTGGCCAGGTCAGAATCGATCGAGCTTCGCTTACATCCACTCTGAAACTATCTCTTCCAACCATCTCCGCGTCTGATCTCTCCTTTCTTTCTGGGATGTTCCGTGACGACTTGACCGATTGAAGCATGCACGCAGATGCAGGGAAAGTGCAGTTACTTTTGCTAAATAATTTGGTGGAACAGAAAACCTAAAACCTAGACAACGGTATCCCGTTAACGGGATACCCTTCTATGAGAGATAGTacctgatacctgatacctgTTGTGGTACCAGTTGCATGGTACCCGATACCTCTGATACAGGTTACCCGGGATCCTGTTTTGTAGCAGCTCTCTTGGTGGAAATTAGCCAATGGGGTACTTTTGCAGATGCTTTGGGTGGCCGGCCGGGTGACTGACTCACTGAAGAATCTCTTATCAGAATCGGATGACTAAGCAAGCACCGGCCGCATCAGATTACTGCTGCCATGAAGCCGATCTAGTAGCTACTTCGTAGGAGGTTCCTCTATGCCTCTGGATTTATCCTAATCAATTACTAAGATGAACCGCGCATTCATTCGATGTTAGGATCGATTGTTCCACAAAAGAGGAATTGGATGTAAGAATAAAATAGGGAAAAGGGAAGAGGAATATGCCAATATGGTGAGGATGGTTGTGGCGATGAACCTTTGGTGCTCTCCGGCGGGATCCGCGGCGGTGGGAACCTCGGCGGTCGGTCGCTCCGGCGACGTCGCGGGCGCATACAGCTTCTCCGGCCGCCGCGAAGGCATCGTCGCTGGCGGCTCGCCGAATCCGCCTtgctggttgctgctgctgtttggGACGCGAGAGCCATATGATGGGCCCGCGTAAACTGCTACCGGGCCGATGGCCCACAAGAGAATAAAAGTCGGTTCGTCGTCGGTTGCAGAATGGGCCGGGCTGAGCTGTCATTCCTTTCCGGTGGGGGCGCTTGGGCTTGGTGGGGGAGAAGTATGGGCCGAGCCTGCGTAGGCCCATTTGTTGCTGGTACACACGCTGCGACAAAAAGGCTTTGTCTcaacacccaaaaaaaaaaatgatgtacaAAAAAGGGTACTCCAGAATTGTACTGTATCTGTACGTTAGTAGCATCGGATGCATACATCTTTACGTGGGTAGGAATAATAATTGTACGTCTTCCTGTAACAAAGTCGTCGTCTATACTGCAACTTGCTCAATGGCGGTTCGAGCTTTGCTTTTGTGATTACTGATTAccgtaaagttttggtgtgaaaaaaaaaacactactgCAGCTGGGAATCGTTTCGTACAGCCGCAAAGTACTAGAGGAGCAACAAAAGCAGCGTCATTTCCAAAAGGGGGCCAGGAGAGATGCATCTCGAGCTAGGAGTAGTACTACGAGCCCCACCGCCTATCGGTTACCTAAAATGCtaaaattaaaaccaaaatttaaattttaaaataattttaaaatagattttaGGATATTTTAAACGTATTTTTTCAGCATTAGTTTTTTAAGTCGGTGTGAACATACatataaaagttaaataaattattttttatcattaatAAGTCGTTAAGATCTAAAATAAGATTATGGACAACCGATGAGTCCCTGCTGTTGCAGTAGGAGTAGGAATAGCGGTAGCGATGCTTATCTCTCCATGCGGAAGAAAGAGATGCATCTAAGCtaggagtagtagtactccTCTAGTACTACGAGCTCCATCAGTTATCCCAAAAAAGCTAAAAgcaaagtcaaaatttaaagtGTAAAGTGTACGGGCGGTCCTTAATTTTGTATGAATGTGTCATCTATATccataaactctcaaaatgcatttttcgaTCCCTAACTTGTTATGAGTGTCATATAAATCCAAACGGGCTCCAACCTACTccgtgagatgacgtggcatgccacggtgACGCTTACATATTAGTGagatccacatgtcagttatatagaaaaaataaaatttaaaaatagaggggggagagagaggagataatgatgtttttaattttgaaaaaacaaatgaaaaaagagaggagaaaaaatatgttcttaattttttctatatgtgcTAGTACATGGGTTCTATTGACACGTAGACGCCACtatggcatgccacgtcagcacattGAGCGGATTGAAACCCGTTTGGACCTATACGATACTCGAGACAAGTTGAGGTACCCAAAAATTCATTTTGAGAGGGTAGGGACCTAGGTGACACCcacacaagtttagagaccgccCATATACTTtactcaaatttaaattttaaaatctaatCTGGAAGTTCattttaagatattttgacCGCACTGTTTATCTAACATTAGTTTTGAAGTCgctataatatttttataccCAAATTACTTCTTGTTATTAATAAAACCGTGACGGTTTAAAATGAGACTATGGACAACCGTCAACCGATGAGACCTTACTACCCGCAGTATCAGTAGCACTAGCAATGCTTATCTCTCCATACGGAAgaaagataaagaaagagagcTTATCTCTCGCGGCCTTTGGCCGGAGCGGCAGGCGGAGATATTTTGCACCAAAGGCGCGGCGTCCTAGCTGGAGCCCACCCCCACCACGCAAGCTGATCCGCGGGCCCCACACCGCCCGACCCGAGCCTGGtccgttcgtcgccgccgcaccacaTATACTCCACCATGCCCCCAAAAGGATTGAAGaaactaattttttaaagcgGAAGCGGGACGTGTACCCGGAGGTTGTGGACGAGGTTGCACACGTcgggtgtggggcccacgcctGACAAGGTTTGAAACACGGGgaggtgagaggagaggagcggtgGGGTGATGACACGCGTCCAGGCCGTGCAgtccacgtcgccgccgtcgcgccttGTCAGGTCCACCTCAAACCTCCGAGGGACAGGTGCAAGCAACGCCTCCGCGCTTCCCTAATCGGGAAAATTACTACGTTTACCTCCCCGAGCCAAAGCGGGGGTCGGTCAGGTCAGGTCTCACAGCCTTCTTCATTTCGGGCCTtgtcttttctttacttttgtTACGTGTACACAGCTACAGCGAATTCTGGGCCCACTATTTCCAAACtacggtcaaatattttaaattagacGAGTACTATACTGTTCCTGCCTGACTAGAGTTGGAATTCTAAACTGTTGTGATGGACAAATCGGAGAACAACCCACCA
Proteins encoded in this window:
- the LOC127752597 gene encoding squamosa promoter-binding-like protein 2 gives rise to the protein MDWDAKMPSWDLGTVVGPSGGGGGGGGGGGALDLKLGAPTSWKTTTTVSAASAAPAAVAPPPPPPASSSSSAAAAGKRARAGQGQQAAVPACSVEGCAADLSKCVRDYHRRHKVCEAHSKTAVVTVAGQQQRFCQQCSRFHLLGEFDEEKRSCRKRLDGHNKRRRKPQPDPLNPGNLFANHHGAARFTSYPQIFSTAASMSPQETKWPANVVKTEAADVFQEPYYHALHLNGAGAATAASIFHHGGNKARKHHFPFLTADHGGGAAAASPLFGCQPFTITPSSESRSSSSSRHSNGKMFAHDGGLDNCALSLLSDNPTPTAQITIPQPLVAGGGQYGGGGDVSLTGLSYVRMAGKDTSILAKSATTTATTATTPTTTSAQLQYHGYYHHHVSADQGSSDAAIQALPFSSW